GTAGCGGGAGACACCGAGATCGAGAGGTACCTTTCCTATTTTGATAAGGTACTGCGAGGTACCTTTTTATTTTGGTATGGATCCCACCTATTTTGAGGATTGGCATCTTTTTCTAGGTACctctatgtctcaaacatcgatTTCAGCCTGATGGACAATTCTCATTTGTTTTAACCACTGTAAAATTTCTCCAACAATAAACGTAATTCACACCTTACTCATTCATATGACTAGAAGCTCATATATAGCTTTTCTATCCTTGTCTGTACATATAGCCAATGAAAATTATCGAGATCCAATACCGACTCGATGCAGGATAATACTGGactaataatatatataagCTGCCGATTGTTATATCGCAAATTAACAAGATGCATGATAATATAGGACCAAACTGCCGATTTCCAGATCGCAAACACGATCATCTCTTCTGACTTCGCATTAAGAAAAGGTAATGGAAGGGTCACTCAGATCTTATTTCCCTCTTTTTCTTGGTCAACTCAGCCACATGCAACGCCCAGTTCACTTACTACTCACCAAGATCCAAGATCCAAAAATATATAGGCTACTACATACAAGTACATCGATCAAAACGCAAGCAAACTAAACCAGCAGACTAGTGCAATGCAAACAATGAAGAGCTGGAGCCTCCCCACGGCAGCCGCCGTGGTCGCGGCCACCATTTTCTTCTCCCTCTCGACCATGGCCCTACCGGCGGCTTCCGCCATTGTCGAGCACACCTTCGTTGTAAGCTTGATCATCCTCTATTCCATGGCCTCGACCTCCGCTGCACCTTGATCCCATCCTTCTGCATGCATACTGTTAGCTGACATCTCTGTCCTGAGTTTGTGAATTTGTGTGCAGGTGAGCCAGATGAACATGACGCACTTGTGCAAGGAGACTCCCGTCACCGTCGTGAACGGACAGATCCCAGGGCCATCGATCGAGGTTACAGAGGGGGACTCGGTGACCGTTCATGTCGTCAACAAGTCACCCCACAACATAACAATCCATTGGTAATGCAGCTATTAGCATTTGTCCAAGTCCAAGCGCCGAATAAGATAGCTAGAGATTGGAGGATGAtatgtaatgtttcctttggtGTTTCCTTCCCAATCGATGCTGCAGGCACGGAGTGAAGCAGCGGCGGAATTGCTGGTCTGACGGGGTGCCGATGGTCACCCAATGCCCCATCCAGCCAAACCAAAACTTCACCTACCGGTTCAGCGTCGCCGGGCAGGTAGGCACCCTGTGGTGGCATGCTCACGTCTCTTGCCTCCGGGCAACCCTGCATGGCGCCATCATCATCCGCCCAAGACTTGGGGCCAGCTCGTATCCATTTCCCAAGCCTGATCGTGAGATCCCCTTCATTATAGGTACTGTACGTCGTCAGCTTTTCTGTTCTGCTTGCATTCCATTTACTCGCTCGTCCCCTTCATGATTGATACGCATGCTGATGAGCATTGGTACTGTATGTTGTTAATAAGAGAACGAATGGTcttaatgatgatgatgatggcagGGGATTGGTGGGCGATGGACCTTTCAGTGGTAGCCAGAAGAATGGAGAAGGATAATTTCTTCGACTACTTCCCCAGTGCATCCACAATTAACGGCAAGCTTGGAGATCTATTCAACTGCTCTGGTAACAATCAACTATCGCATATATAGTGTCCAAAGCAAAATAGCTAGGAAGGAAGCAAAAACCTCCGACCCGTCTGTTACTGAACGGAGTTCTTTGATTCGATTGTGAAGGGGTACCAGAGGATGGGTTCGTGCTGGGCGTGGAGGCTGGCAAGTCCTACTTGCTGCGCATAATCAacacggcgctcttctccgagTACTTCCTCAAGATCGCCGGGCACAAGTTCACGGTGGTTGCCTCCGACGCCAACTATGTCCGGCCTTACACCACGGATCTCGTCGTCATCGCGCCCGGCGAGACCATCGATGCCCTGGTGGTCGCCGACGCGCCCCCGGGCAAGTACTACATGGTCGCCATGCCCAACCAGGCGCCCTTGCCCGACACCCAGACCCCAGAGCCATCCACGAGAGCCACGATGCAGTACAGCAGCAGCAATGGCGGCAAGCCGGTGGCACCTGTGATGCCTGATCAGCACGACGTGGTGCGGTCACTCTATTTCCACAGCAACCTTAGCAGCCTGCGACACCCACGGCACCCGCTGCCGCCGGTGCCCCAGCAAGTGGACCAGCACCTGTTCATCACGCTCGGCCTGGGCATGGCCTGCCGGCAAGGCTTCAAATGCAACAGGGATGACAAGAACGACAATATGATCCTTGTGGCCACCATGAACAACATCTCCTTCCAGAAACCCACGGCGCCACTGCTGCCGGCGCACTACTACCATGTCGCCGGCAGCAACAGGGGCGACCTGCTGGAGCTCCCTGACAGGCCGCCGAGGGTCTTCAATTTCACGGACCCGTCCCTGATCCCCATAGGACCCAAGGAGAAGGCGCTGGAGACGACGTACATGGCGACGCTAGCGCGGTGGTTCCGGTACGGCTCGGCGGTGGAGATGGTGTTCCAGAGCACGTCGATAATGCAAGGCGACTCCAACCCGATGCACCTGCACGGGCATGACATGTTCGTGCTCGCGCAGGGGGTCGGCAACTTCGACGCCGCCAAGGACAGGGCGAGGTACAACCTGGTGGATCCGCCGCTCAAGAACACGGTGGTAGTCCCCAATCTTGGGTGGGTCGCCATCCGATTTGTCGCAGACAATCCAGGTTGGTACAAGATTGATTGCTTGCTTGCTAGCTTCTCTATTATTAGTATTActaattattttatttcttttttgaaaagataattattttatttctaCGAAGCTTTATTTGGATCTACTATGAAATAAACCTGCAGAAAACTTTCAGTTTATAAGGTTCTAGCAGATTGACTCACAATCATGAACCTGCTTTGTGCCTTTGTGCATGTTTTTACACAGGGGTGTGGTACATGCATTGCCACTATGAGTTTCACTTGGCGATGGGCATGACGGCAGTGTTCATTGTAGAAGATGGGCCGACGGTGAACACGTCGCTCCCTGCACCGCCAGTAGATTATCCATCATGTGGCCGCCCCAACCGCAAGAAGGGTAGTCTTGTGCCGGATGAATCCTACCTCCAAACTCGGGAAATCAAAGCCTCACGTATAGATGGAGTctaaaattaaatataactCCGGTTGATAGTTtcatttaaaataaaaaaatatataataaactATGGGCTATATTTGAAAGAATTTTTTTGAGGTGGAGTAATGTATCCATAAAATTTCCATGGAGATTGTTTAATAAACATTGGGTTAATTGGATTGGTGCCATTGCAAATAACCGAGTTTGAAGATATGCTATTACAATTGAGTCTATTTGAAGTTCTGCCATTACGATGATTATATCTACTACCTACCTACCTACATCATCGCTGGTGTATGCTACTTTCACACACACATGTACGTGGAACTCTTTAATTTCTTTGGAAGATTTTGGATGAATGGTGTGATCTAGCTGGTGCTTGTGCAGTAGTGTCTGCATGTTACAGTTAATCATCACAAGACCCCCAATTCCTACGTATAGTATACGTCTATTTTTTTTTGATTACATAGTACCTCACAACGTACATACACTCATCGCTCCTATGGCAACAATACTAGAACTTGGCCGCCTATGTTACACTACCAATTCTACAACCCCCCTATAGATACATATGGCCTCAAATGAATAAGTTTGCCTCGAGCCGATACATCCATTTTAGTTGAAAATAAATACACAAATAAATAGCAGCACGGAGTTATCTGTGCATGTTGTTTTTACCAACCAGTGAAGATGTACTTATATGTACAGAAATCCCACCAAACTTTGAAAGCAAAGCTCACTCTCCTGACTTCCCCTTCCCTCGCACTGCCAGTTCCAAAGCCACACCCCCTTCCCAGTAGCAcggggaagggaagggaggcAGAGCTAGAAACATTGCGTGATTAAGAACAGTAGAGATTTTCCTTCTAAGAGTGTAGTTTAATTGTTGGGTGCATGAGATCGATACAAAGtagtaaaaataaatattaGCATCATATATAGGCAGTGCTTAAGGCTAGTCTCAATtggagttttatggatggttttatgacattaaatatcaatttgaggaacgagagtactctatcctgcttgtgatgagtgaattgtcaaccgtgcggtgtgatcgtgcgcttggtctttggattgcaggtacacgggcgccgagtgtcgacggggagctgccgtggaggtgctgtggccgatggaccgtgcggtggacggcggtgaagggcagccaggaccggagctcggaccgggcggcagctgtggcgtccactcctggatcgagggcgcaagcggcgacggaaggcgggtttcttggtttgcgccacaaaaccaaggaggcggacggcggttgaagacgccaagtcgtggaggcacgggcgtcggtctcgggactgacggaggtgacgggagtcgacggcgtctagggcctcgctgcgagcgaggaggtgacgggcgtcgggcggcgtctagggctgtcagaaggccgaggcggcaacggcgtctagggccacggcgtggaagcgggaatcttcccgcgcgtgaggttttggcggttttctcaaaaccggccacctatccgggtttcgcggaccctccaaaaccgtggactggatcttcattaagacggcggcatcgcggagaagacttcgtttcgaagaaagaacctcggccgtcggatgagatcgttgtatagggggtgctgcaggccaaccggtctgaccggtccctggcaccggtctgaccggtctaaccaaccggtctgaccggtccagcgtaccggtctgaccggtcccgcgggtataaataccccttcacttgtgttaggtttatTGCGGCTTTtataatctgttcgtggactctctgtttctccaggccgccgcccctgtgttctcctccccctgtttctctctttagagtagatttgtccatggatttgtgaagactttgtattggatgtgtttgggaaaggaggctccatcctccttgtgccctctgggcttttgaatcaatccaattctgtctctcttgtgctttttgtgatggatttttgtttcgattttgatgcacttgattgcgacgtttcgtagagctctttggagtgattcccgtgctACTAGCTGCGTGCCAAATcttctggaatcacgagctctttcgaattcgagttcttgagttttaaagaaaaccccaacccttttgatctcctctcgaattctcaagaatcgttgatctttaggacgagatcttttggggatatgttcacggggtaggggcgaagcaatcccccaagtttcactgTTTTTCGTGGACATTTgctcgagattcaccgtttgaatctaagttttcgggggttttctgggtgccaccggtcagaccggtaggcaagaccggtcagaccggtctgctttCTTTTGCAcagccccgaccggtcagaccggtccagtgcaccggtcagaccggtccaggctgATCAGGTTGGCTGATTTTCCTGAATCGCTTCCGAATTGCTTTGGGTTTtcactcgctcgttcgagggctactgtgttggtttagcttttcaatagctactccaaactttggtcagaactcttgagggcttgggcgattttgggacataggccgacgattcgaatttcgaagaaattttgatcggctcccattcaccccccctctggtcgccggcttcggtcccacaattggtatcagagcttggttgaggttttcagtaccttaaccggttcgaaaaccactcggcgaccatggcgagtcttggtaagatcccggtgttttccggcgacgactatgcctactggaaggttcgcatgacagtcttcctgcagagcatgggagccgaggtctgggagattaccaagaaccagctttacgaggtgctggctgttcggaccacgcctcttcaggtgacctaggacgaggctaacgccaaggccgtcaatgccttgttcgctggcgtttctcgtgtggagttctcacgcgtccagggttttcaggaagcccacaagatttggacgtgccttaagaactaccacgagggtacacctcaggtgaaggccagactgttcgagactcaccggcgtgagtacgagaacttcacacaggagccgggtgagagcattgacctgatgttcagtcattttcagtcgattgtgaacaaggtcaatgcgaacaaaTCTGCTGGTGcacttgagtacacagagcacgagaaggccctcaagttgctttacgcacttgatcgctctgtgtgggatctcaaggtgaacaccatcattgagtctgctggctatgagactctgacggtgaatgagcttttcagcaagctcaaggccacggaggtggataaccagacacaaGCCAAGCttaatggtgcccctccttccaagagcgttgCTCTTGTGacaggcccaggtggatcgagctctaacgctaactctgctcttggcttttctcttgcctctttgccttctgtctcagatgagcagctggagacgctggacgacgacgacttgtgcctcctcatcagcaagttccagcgcgtctaccacaacaggcagaggaagaagaaccccgggtgctacaactgcggcgatctgaaccacttcatcgccgattgccccaagaagtccggcggtggccagaacaactccttcgactactaccgccactgtgaccgcgacgagggaggctccaacaaggagcgtcggcgccacaagcaccgcagtcgtgaccggggaggacgcttcgacaaggagtcactcaaggagtgcttccagtacaaggccaagaagcgggagaaggccttcctggcgcagctcagcgacctcgacaagagctctgacaccgaccgctcttcttcaccgacctccgacgatgatgacaagaagaagaagaagcgggacaaggaagccaccggcttcatcggcctttgcttggcggccggtcggcgcaagagcttctgcaccatggcgggcgaagccaatggtgctcgtgcgtcttcgggtggacacgctacaccgacgcacttcggctcttctcctggatccgagagcgattcagaggtaaactccacgatcgacctgcttgatacagaggttagggagttgtacgccgctctcgacaaccagaagaggctgcttaaggaagcagctagagagcgtagaaagcttagggctgagctggcttgtcctagggagaagtctagtgaggatgagtgcgctggctgcatatctcacatgaacgatcttgttgctctccgtgccaagcatgatgagaacgtcgcggacttagatgttgctaagatttcgcttgctgacgtttctcatgagctcgctaaggtcaagcatgaactagaactggttaaggatgctcctattgttagcgatgtgcttgaatgcgaggagtgtcctatctttaagtccgatctagcttcgttgcagtccaagtttgctactgttgtgtgcgagctagaggagatgaagtctaggccagttttgcttggtgcttgtaagctttgtcccacgcttaggtcggagctagaggagaagaacgctttgatcaagtcttttggaaagactaaggtcttagagtctagcccacctattgactgctctgtgttgccctggtttgattgctgatttagatagtcttgcggtagagaaagccaacttagagaatgagaatacctatcttagggcgattctgagttgggtctctagcagtgagccgcagttgggcatgatgattaagcagttcaagcgtggtgatggcttTGGAGTCGGTTACacgtacacgaagtcagactttgacaagttgtacggtaagattggcaaggctgctggaaacactgctagcacgagcacgcagccttcgcttgttgaccccgcggatggtgtgcttaaagaaccaccgaaagcacctccgcagaagcaggtttgggttccaaagcccaatgagctgaggaactccctcgacacgctccctgctgccacagcccaggttgcccagaagaagagggctgctcctccccatccgcaggctaggcctccacctcccaagcatgaggtgaggtaccactgcgagttctgtgacagggaaggtcacctggaggagttttgcttcaggaggaagcgggctgtgaggagagagcaggagagacggaacgcggacatgtactctgctcggatgcatggtccttctcggcgtggtgataggcgagttgctagggcgcgccgtgtaggtggaggtcagggagacggtggtggttaccgtgctccagcaggtggtcgctttgccggccgtgctcctggtcgttttcagtacggctatggaccacgagaccgaggctttggaggaggttttgaggctccacgctttcctcgcggtggtgttcgtcagtcacacggtagacgggacgggggatacgctttgtctggttttgctaacccttctgtagagcaaatggctcgacactggtttgcttctcactttgctaaccccagtgttgagacatttgctcaccctttgtctcactactgatgtgcaggtcggaggcttggagaacaggtggatcatggactccggttgttcgcaccacatgaccggaaatgacaaatggttctccagcctcaccccgatgcgctcaaaggagtacattgtgttcggggataatggaagaggaaaggtacgtggacttggcgctgttcgagtttctggtcgctttaccctgagagaagttgctttggtttcgaatcttggttttaatttgctctctgtttcgcaacttcttgatgaggggtttgaggttcgcttcaaggagggttgttcgcgtgttttggattccaggggagatttggtttgccggattacacctcgcggtCGAGTTtccttggttgacttctctggaactccttttggcccttctcattgcttgatggctggttcttcttctgatttgtggaggtggcataggagactaggacatttgagcttcgatttgttgtcgagactgagctcacttggcctgatccaaggattgcccaaattgaagtttgagaagaaccttgtttgccatccgtgtcgccacgggaaaatgattgccgcttctcatccgcctgttaatcaggtgatgacttctcaccctggagagttgctacacatggacactgttgGTCCTTCCAGGGTGATGTCtgctggtgggaagtggtacgtgcttgtgattgtggatgacttttctcgctattcttgggtctttttcatgagaaccaaggatgaggctttcgagtttgttcgagacttgatcttgagattgaaaaatgagctaccccaggccatgcgggCGATCCGctctgacaatggcacagaattcaaaaacgctcgttttgatgtcttttgcagtgatcaagggcttgaacaccagtattcttctccctacactccacagcagaatggagttgtagagcggaagaatcggacgctggttgagatggcgaggacgatgctcgatgagcataggactcctcgcaaatactgggctgaggcggttaacaccgcttgttacatgtccaaccgcattttcttgcgtgctttcatgcacatgacttcttatgagttgtggtttggacgccagccccgtgttgatcatctcagagttttcggttgcaggtgctttgtgctgaaagatggaaatcttgataagtttgagtctcgctcatctgacggcatttttctcggttatgcttctcactctagagcataccgtgtgctgattattgatactaacatcgtcagagagacttgtgaagtcactttcgacgagactgcaccgtgcaattcttctgtctttgaagttgcaggagatgatgagctcggcacctccatctttgaagatgaggaggaagaagctgcagatggcgaggctgaggctaccacgcgtgctatggacccagctatctctgctacgagctcggacgatgacgacggccccgacccgactacgtctacttcccgggggttgttcgaggaggtgactcaggctacaccagctgcacctgaggagacaccagctttggttgaggaggaggcgacttcgacacaggaagcaccgcgacacattcagcgtcgccatccacctcaacagatgctaggtgatctcaacgagcgagtcaccaggtccaaggtaacaagtattgctggctttgctcattcaacgtttgttgcctcttttgagcccaaagatattggacacgctctttctgattctaattgggtcaatgccatgcatgagaaacttgaaaatttttaaagaaatcaagtttgggttttggtcgagcctccacctgcttgtaatcccatcggaacgaagtaggttttcaaaaacaagcagggtgaggatggtttggttgttcgaaacaaggctcgtctggTTGCCcaagggttttgccaaaaagagggtattgattttgaggaaacctttgctcctgttgctcgtttggaagctattcgaatctttcttgcatttgctgcttccaagggttttaaggttttccaaatggatgttaaatctgccttcttgaatggttttatcgaagaagaggtttatgtgaagcaaccccctggtttcgaaaatcccaagtttccaaaccgtgtttataaactccagaaagctctttacggtttgaaacaggcacctagagcttggtatgatagattgaaaaccttttttgttggctcagggctttaaaatgggatgtgttgataaaactttgttcctcatgcgatctggcactgatttccttttggttcagatatacgtggatgatattatctttggtggctcttctcacgctcttgtctccaagttttctgagcagatgtccagagagttcgagatgagcatgatgggtgagttgcagttcttcctcgggctgcagatcaagcaaactcctcagggcacttttgtccatcaagccaagtacactagagacttgctgcggaaattcgacatgagtgacttgtctcctcaaccgactccgatcagcacatctacggcgcttgatgaggacttggacggtgaggcggtggaccagaaggagtacaggagcatgatcggctctctcctgtacctgacggcgacgcgaccggacatccagttcggcttctgcctctgcgcgcggtatcaggcttcgccgcgcacctcccacaggcaggtggtgaaacgcatcttcaggtatctgaaattcacccctgaatttggtctttggtattctgcggattcttctctggttttggtgggcttttctgatgccgatttcggtgggtgtcggttggatcgcaagtcgacatccggcacttgtcaatttctcggtacatctttggtgtcttggtcctctcgcaagcaggctagcgtagcgctttcttccacagaagctgagtatatTGCCTCTGCTAGCtactgctcccagatactttggatgaaacaaaccttgcaggacacttttgctcgcttgcgaggggagcttggggtttgttaccccatttgatcgctgacttttgttttggttagcttggtagatctttgttttgcttctctttgtttttctaggtttggtagttgcattgtgcatatgcattgtacatgtttgcattttgcattatctcacttgcactagcattcttgtatacattgctatgatcttctagtgactgctagtgtgagttgttaaacttgatcatgtatagcttgctccactgtgtatatgacatcatctgagttaagctattttgatttgaaaatctgaaaactgatcaccctgtcttggctactagcatgttagggcgtgttggtgtgctttgctatcttattcatgctagtgtgcctcttcgttcagcaattcatacttgaaatggtctaaatctgataaaaattgcttgaactattcttgaaatggattgaaaagatccaggtgggattgcttgtcgcactgatcgagctttcgggacggctcactttgcacttgtgagaacccgggcaaggcggtgcatgactgaaacgagtgctttaagcttctgattgtcttttgacgtaggcttggcctcgttgctacgtaaagcatgacaagctttcaacccctggcattaagaattgattaCTACAAATttaattgaaaaatgaatgttggcaacttgttttggctggtttggctcatctgtatgagtttgagtagcactgctttacatttcctacttgttagtgctagatcatgggtgatgcttttatttctcctgaactgaacttgcctagctctagactgatttgatatacccttttgagctagatgcaggtcctgtttatgg
The nucleotide sequence above comes from Panicum virgatum strain AP13 chromosome 3K, P.virgatum_v5, whole genome shotgun sequence. Encoded proteins:
- the LOC120697101 gene encoding laccase-15-like; translated protein: MQTMKSWSLPTAAAVVAATIFFSLSTMALPAASAIVEHTFVVSQMNMTHLCKETPVTVVNGQIPGPSIEVTEGDSVTVHVVNKSPHNITIHWHGVKQRRNCWSDGVPMVTQCPIQPNQNFTYRFSVAGQVGTLWWHAHVSCLRATLHGAIIIRPRLGASSYPFPKPDREIPFIIGDWWAMDLSVVARRMEKDNFFDYFPSASTINGKLGDLFNCSGVPEDGFVLGVEAGKSYLLRIINTALFSEYFLKIAGHKFTVVASDANYVRPYTTDLVVIAPGETIDALVVADAPPGKYYMVAMPNQAPLPDTQTPEPSTRATMQYSSSNGGKPVAPVMPDQHDVVRSLYFHSNLSSLRHPRHPLPPVPQQVDQHLFITLGLGMACRQGFKCNRDDKNDNMILVATMNNISFQKPTAPLLPAHYYHVAGSNRGDLLELPDRPPRVFNFTDPSLIPIGPKEKALETTYMATLARWFRYGSAVEMVFQSTSIMQGDSNPMHLHGHDMFVLAQGVGNFDAAKDRARYNLVDPPLKNTVVVPNLGWVAIRFVADNPGVWYMHCHYEFHLAMGMTAVFIVEDGPTVNTSLPAPPVDYPSCGRPNRKKGSLVPDESYLQTREIKASRIDGV